One window of the Sphaerochaeta associata genome contains the following:
- a CDS encoding HD domain-containing phosphohydrolase: MRHIQGGLKVALILAIDDAATDLALIQYILTNHEVILARNGEQGLQQLEEHPQTDLILLDLHMPIMDGFTFMDRYHELNLDIPIIILTNTEEVAMEIQGLEKGAVDFIRKPLNFKALQMRIDVQLRLKQSTELIKEHNRHLEELVEKRTREIRRTNEITINALVRLLEVRNIETSDHARRTKIMMELLCKQLQKVKPIGYELSDKEIQELIDTAPLHDIGKVGIPDRVLLKPGKLDPDEIAIMREHVNKGVEALDYSIESEDSKISFIEMARTLIASHHEWYDGSGYPEQLRGLAIPLSGRLMAVIDVYDALTSKRVYKEKLDQAKAIEVMKMEADRHFDPVVFEAFLQVVPQINMRMQE; the protein is encoded by the coding sequence ATGAGACATATTCAAGGGGGTTTGAAGGTGGCTTTAATTCTTGCAATCGACGATGCTGCAACCGACCTTGCGCTGATTCAATACATCCTGACCAACCATGAAGTGATACTTGCCCGAAACGGCGAGCAGGGATTGCAGCAGCTTGAGGAGCACCCGCAAACCGACCTGATCCTGCTTGACCTCCACATGCCGATAATGGATGGATTCACCTTCATGGACCGCTACCATGAGCTCAACCTGGACATCCCCATCATCATCCTCACCAATACCGAGGAAGTTGCTATGGAAATCCAAGGTTTGGAGAAAGGCGCCGTCGATTTCATCCGTAAGCCCCTGAATTTCAAAGCCCTTCAGATGCGCATCGATGTACAGCTCAGACTCAAGCAGTCCACCGAATTGATCAAGGAGCACAACCGTCATCTTGAGGAGCTGGTGGAGAAACGTACACGAGAGATTAGAAGAACCAACGAGATTACCATCAACGCCTTGGTACGGCTTCTGGAGGTGCGCAACATCGAAACAAGCGACCACGCCCGGCGTACGAAAATCATGATGGAACTGCTGTGCAAGCAACTTCAGAAAGTGAAGCCCATCGGCTATGAGCTCAGCGACAAGGAGATTCAGGAGTTGATCGATACCGCACCGCTGCACGACATCGGAAAAGTAGGAATCCCTGATCGTGTGTTGCTTAAGCCGGGGAAACTGGATCCGGATGAGATTGCCATCATGCGAGAGCATGTGAACAAGGGCGTCGAGGCACTGGACTACAGTATTGAATCTGAAGATTCGAAAATCAGTTTCATCGAAATGGCCCGCACCTTGATCGCAAGCCATCACGAGTGGTATGACGGCAGCGGATACCCGGAGCAGCTTCGTGGCCTGGCCATTCCTCTTTCGGGACGTTTGATGGCGGTAATCGATGTATATGACGCACTTACCAGCAAGAGGGTGTACAAGGAGAAGCTCGATCAAGCCAAGGCCATCGAGGTGATGAAGATGGAAGCCGACCGGCATTTCGATCCTGTTGTCTTCGAAGCATTCTTGCAGGTGGTTCCTCAAATCAATATGCGAATGCAAGAGTAG
- a CDS encoding DUF969 domain-containing protein: MELLKLIGVLIVIIGFVLKKDTIATVVIAGVVTGLVAGMPFIDILNTLGKSFISQRTATLFVLTLPVIGICERYGLKDKAVDLIKKTKRATSGRIISLYLAVRALAAAFSLRLGGHPQFVRPLINPMAQAAYIAKHGQADEKTEDAIKGYSAAGENFGNFFAQNCFMGASGTLLIVSTLNEQGYPINALQIAMMSIPIAVIAVLVGIGHNYLLDRHLDQHAKKGGK, from the coding sequence ATGGAACTGTTGAAACTCATCGGCGTACTGATAGTCATCATCGGCTTCGTACTCAAGAAAGACACCATCGCAACGGTTGTCATTGCTGGTGTTGTTACAGGGTTGGTGGCGGGCATGCCTTTCATCGATATCCTGAACACCCTTGGCAAATCGTTCATCTCCCAACGAACCGCAACCTTGTTCGTTCTCACACTCCCGGTCATCGGCATCTGTGAGCGGTATGGTCTGAAGGACAAGGCAGTCGATTTGATCAAGAAGACCAAGCGCGCCACCTCAGGCAGAATCATCAGCCTGTACTTGGCTGTCAGGGCTTTGGCTGCCGCATTCTCGCTGCGACTTGGCGGCCACCCTCAGTTTGTACGTCCTCTGATCAACCCCATGGCCCAGGCGGCGTATATCGCCAAACACGGGCAGGCGGATGAGAAGACTGAGGATGCCATCAAGGGGTATAGCGCAGCCGGGGAGAATTTCGGCAACTTCTTCGCCCAAAACTGCTTCATGGGCGCAAGCGGGACACTGCTGATCGTCTCCACCCTCAATGAGCAGGGCTATCCCATCAACGCCCTGCAGATCGCCATGATGTCCATCCCCATCGCTGTCATAGCGGTGCTGGTAGGCATCGGGCACAACTATCTGCTCGATCGTCATCTCGACCAGCATGCCAAGAAGGGAGGGAAATGA
- a CDS encoding D-2-hydroxyacid dehydrogenase gives MRTINTLFLTGSHFCPDEQELATLASLYPQVNVTSVGMLAYTSRHIEQAQIVVGLPKPEDLKLAANLRWLQTPSSGVSQYVDPALYASVPPLLTNARGTYGKQIADHIIGMIIAFNHNLLCYHDQMKTRNWKRHFPVKDLWESTLVIVGLGDIGTQLALRAKAHGLRVLAVKRTATEKPPYVDELGTESELDAFLAQADYVALCAASTQQTEHLLDARRISLLPERAYVFNVGRGNLIDQHALAEALQTGRISGAGLDVTTPEPLPVDHILWTLDNVLITPHASGLSPSDPHQVFSLFQKNLDLFLQDKPMINLIDYSRAY, from the coding sequence ATGCGCACCATCAACACACTCTTTCTCACCGGATCACATTTTTGTCCGGATGAACAGGAATTGGCAACGCTTGCCTCCCTGTATCCCCAGGTCAATGTGACGAGTGTAGGAATGCTTGCGTATACATCCAGACACATAGAGCAGGCGCAGATAGTCGTCGGCCTTCCAAAACCAGAAGATTTGAAGCTTGCGGCCAACCTACGCTGGTTGCAAACCCCCTCCTCGGGAGTCAGCCAGTATGTCGATCCTGCGCTCTATGCAAGTGTCCCTCCCCTTCTGACCAACGCGCGTGGAACCTATGGGAAACAGATCGCCGACCATATCATTGGCATGATCATCGCGTTCAATCACAATCTGCTATGCTACCACGACCAGATGAAGACCAGGAACTGGAAGCGGCACTTTCCCGTCAAAGACCTTTGGGAGAGCACCCTGGTCATCGTCGGGCTGGGCGATATCGGAACCCAATTGGCGTTACGGGCGAAAGCCCATGGACTGAGGGTGTTGGCTGTAAAACGAACAGCGACAGAAAAACCCCCTTATGTGGATGAGCTGGGTACCGAATCCGAGCTTGATGCGTTCCTTGCTCAAGCCGACTATGTCGCCCTTTGTGCAGCATCCACCCAGCAGACCGAGCATCTGTTGGATGCTCGAAGGATTTCCTTGCTGCCTGAAAGAGCCTATGTATTCAATGTTGGCCGCGGCAACCTGATCGACCAGCATGCATTGGCAGAAGCCCTCCAAACCGGTCGGATTTCTGGTGCCGGGCTTGATGTCACCACACCCGAACCGCTTCCTGTAGACCATATCCTTTGGACGCTCGACAATGTCCTGATCACCCCGCATGCAAGCGGACTGTCCCCGAGCGACCCCCATCAGGTATTTTCCCTGTTCCAGAAAAACCTTGATCTATTTCTCCAGGACAAGCCGATGATCAATCTCATCGATTACTCTCGGGCTTATTAG
- a CDS encoding ATP-binding protein, whose protein sequence is MRSRNRIKVCLFLMLFLAIFSLSGSDEKLQFSREEARFLAAHPTIRIGIDPKFVPFEFISNEGKHGGITADVLSLVAERTGLTFIYDPSLSWTQTVQKTRERSIDLLAAVGYTQARAQYMTYLKPYLQFQRAIIVQKSNTSISSFEDLKHRQVAVQRDSSHEGFLLYYPEITMRQYDTVEEALLAVNRGEEVAFVGNEATSIYLSRTLGLTELQFVPIAEGGLQDLHMAVRSDWPQLATILQKTLDSISEEEMARILDRWIRYESRSDLAPIIRLVGIIVSILVIILGSSLFWVSRLREAVKEKDAAQKQAQQADLEKSRFLARVSHEIRTPLNGIRGMSYLLEKTSLEAAQLRYVKAISGATQTMQSIINDILEFSRLDEDRIILEHIPFTLDDVLENCISIESYLIHQKGLLFRLHQAEGVPQHLIGDPTRLSQILINLLNNAVKFTENGSIELSVEAQEMQDQACVLRFEVKDSGIGMDARQLENLFKPFVQANASIHRKYGGSGLGLSIVKALVEKMDGKLSVTSESGKGSCFTAVIPYTLDARGSEEEQSRRRSIDFSAIKALVVCSDRYLDDRIRSLFYEYKIQGESVSSPSLAAKLLESGNYFDLVVVEISDSLTFSDSLAGIMEKQAHKRPKVLALVHDDSKQKSSAFIDVVLPLPLINSVLFNALLHLFGRGEGEAQESDSSKQTAAALPLQILVVEDNATNQIIAKEILQRQGWSIHLADNGKIGYEKFLALEGVLDVVLMDLHMDVMDGYESSTLIRSKNETIPIIITSADLMETVRKRCMQIGVNDLVGKPYDPDQLIEKVAKLGIPYHQSRRSIDFERGVFSIGGDQQLYLRVLFAFIAELEQLIPSIKKAIEEQNLHTAAELAHKAKGSTGSIGALEAQKLCANLQQTLQNGRMPPEEALLTVYIELEKVLLEAKEYVSKA, encoded by the coding sequence ATGAGAAGTCGTAACAGGATCAAGGTTTGTTTGTTCTTGATGCTGTTTCTTGCGATTTTCTCCCTGTCAGGCTCTGATGAGAAGCTTCAGTTCAGTAGAGAAGAAGCGCGCTTTCTTGCGGCGCATCCGACGATTCGGATTGGAATCGACCCAAAATTCGTTCCTTTTGAATTCATCTCCAACGAAGGCAAGCATGGCGGCATCACCGCTGATGTCCTCTCCCTCGTTGCCGAGCGCACCGGGCTCACCTTTATCTATGACCCGTCCTTGAGCTGGACCCAAACGGTGCAGAAAACCAGGGAACGGTCGATCGACCTGCTCGCTGCTGTCGGCTATACCCAGGCAAGGGCGCAATACATGACCTACTTGAAGCCATACCTGCAATTCCAGCGGGCGATTATCGTACAAAAAAGCAATACGAGTATTTCAAGTTTCGAGGATTTGAAGCATCGGCAGGTCGCTGTGCAGCGGGACAGTTCCCATGAGGGGTTTCTCCTCTATTACCCTGAAATTACCATGCGTCAGTATGATACCGTCGAGGAAGCCTTGCTTGCTGTCAACCGGGGGGAAGAAGTTGCCTTTGTAGGCAATGAGGCCACCAGCATATATCTGAGCCGCACCCTTGGCTTGACCGAACTTCAGTTCGTCCCCATCGCCGAGGGAGGGTTGCAGGACTTGCATATGGCAGTACGCAGTGACTGGCCGCAATTGGCAACCATTTTGCAAAAGACCCTCGATTCCATCAGCGAAGAGGAGATGGCACGCATTCTCGACCGGTGGATCCGCTATGAGAGCCGCTCCGATCTCGCTCCCATCATCCGCTTGGTCGGCATCATCGTATCGATTCTGGTCATCATCCTCGGCAGCTCCCTGTTCTGGGTTTCCCGCCTCCGGGAGGCAGTGAAGGAAAAGGATGCTGCACAGAAGCAGGCCCAGCAGGCGGACTTGGAGAAGAGCAGATTCCTCGCCCGGGTGTCACACGAGATCCGCACACCGCTCAACGGTATTCGAGGCATGAGTTATCTGCTGGAGAAAACCTCCCTCGAAGCTGCCCAGCTCCGCTATGTGAAAGCCATCAGCGGTGCGACACAGACCATGCAGAGCATCATCAACGATATTCTTGAGTTCTCCCGCCTTGATGAGGACCGTATAATCCTTGAACATATTCCGTTCACCTTGGATGATGTGCTGGAGAACTGCATCTCCATCGAGTCCTACTTGATTCACCAGAAGGGCCTGCTCTTCAGGTTGCACCAGGCAGAAGGAGTACCCCAGCATTTAATTGGCGACCCCACGCGTCTCTCGCAGATTTTGATCAATCTGCTTAACAATGCGGTAAAATTCACCGAGAACGGCAGCATCGAGCTATCGGTCGAAGCCCAAGAGATGCAGGACCAGGCCTGCGTTCTACGGTTTGAGGTGAAGGACAGCGGCATCGGCATGGATGCCCGGCAGCTTGAGAACCTCTTCAAGCCATTCGTTCAGGCCAATGCATCCATCCATCGAAAGTATGGTGGATCGGGCTTGGGACTTTCCATCGTCAAGGCTTTGGTGGAGAAGATGGATGGAAAGCTTTCGGTGACCAGTGAATCAGGCAAAGGCAGCTGCTTTACCGCCGTTATTCCCTACACACTCGATGCACGGGGGTCTGAGGAGGAACAGAGTCGAAGAAGGAGCATCGATTTCTCGGCGATCAAGGCCTTGGTCGTCTGCAGCGACCGATACCTCGACGATCGCATCAGAAGCCTCTTCTATGAGTATAAGATACAAGGGGAATCGGTCTCCTCGCCTTCTTTGGCAGCAAAGCTTCTGGAAAGCGGTAATTACTTCGATTTGGTCGTCGTAGAAATTTCAGACAGCCTGACCTTTTCCGATTCTCTGGCAGGTATCATGGAAAAGCAGGCACACAAGCGCCCGAAGGTCCTTGCACTCGTCCATGACGATTCCAAGCAGAAAAGTTCTGCATTCATCGACGTGGTGCTTCCCCTGCCCTTGATAAACTCGGTGTTGTTCAATGCACTGCTCCATCTATTCGGCAGGGGCGAAGGGGAAGCCCAGGAGAGCGACTCATCCAAGCAAACCGCTGCTGCACTGCCGCTGCAGATTCTGGTGGTTGAGGACAATGCCACAAACCAGATTATTGCCAAGGAGATCCTACAGCGGCAAGGCTGGTCGATCCACCTTGCCGACAACGGGAAAATCGGGTATGAGAAGTTCCTCGCCTTGGAGGGAGTACTGGATGTGGTCCTGATGGACCTGCATATGGATGTGATGGATGGGTATGAATCCTCAACGTTGATCAGGTCCAAGAACGAGACCATCCCGATCATCATCACCAGCGCCGACCTGATGGAAACGGTTCGCAAGCGATGCATGCAAATCGGGGTCAACGACCTGGTCGGCAAGCCGTACGATCCCGATCAATTGATCGAGAAGGTGGCAAAACTGGGCATTCCCTATCATCAGAGTAGACGGAGCATAGATTTCGAACGGGGAGTCTTCAGTATAGGAGGAGACCAACAGCTCTACCTGCGTGTACTCTTTGCCTTCATCGCCGAGCTTGAACAGCTGATCCCAAGCATAAAAAAAGCCATTGAGGAGCAGAATCTCCATACTGCGGCAGAACTCGCACACAAGGCAAAAGGCAGCACCGGGAGCATCGGGGCATTAGAAGCACAAAAGCTCTGTGCCAATCTGCAACAGACACTACAGAACGGCAGGATGCCTCCAGAGGAGGCTCTGCTTACCGTATATATTGAACTGGAGAAGGTGCTGCTTGAAGCTAAGGAGTATGTGAGTAAAGCTTGA
- a CDS encoding carbohydrate ABC transporter permease, whose amino-acid sequence MGKNVIGFILALLVQRQTRFNYVNRAIIFLPITISPLVLAIIFLSIYNPTNGLLNAFLDVLHLGNLKQDWLFDPRFSLTSISIMEIWQQTGFSMAIFIAGLQSIPKDFYDAANIDGATTIQQIRYITVPLIIQSINVTLMLSIISGIKVFAQVYGTTNGGPADQTQVLSTFLYKSFGNGYLGYSSAVGLFTTLLIMLLTFGIVGYLRTKEIEL is encoded by the coding sequence TTGGGGAAAAATGTAATAGGCTTCATCCTGGCTCTGCTTGTACAAAGGCAAACTCGATTCAACTATGTGAATCGCGCGATCATCTTCCTGCCGATCACAATCAGCCCGCTGGTCCTTGCCATCATTTTTTTATCAATCTACAACCCAACAAACGGACTGCTCAATGCTTTTCTTGATGTACTGCATCTGGGTAATCTGAAGCAGGATTGGCTGTTTGACCCTCGTTTCTCCTTAACTTCGATCAGCATTATGGAAATTTGGCAGCAGACAGGTTTTAGCATGGCAATTTTCATCGCTGGGCTACAGTCAATACCCAAGGATTTCTACGATGCTGCAAATATCGATGGAGCCACAACGATTCAACAAATTCGCTACATCACCGTCCCCCTGATCATTCAATCGATCAATGTTACACTTATGTTAAGCATAATTTCGGGAATCAAGGTATTTGCACAGGTATACGGTACCACCAATGGAGGTCCTGCAGACCAAACACAAGTACTGAGCACCTTCCTCTATAAAAGCTTTGGAAATGGGTACCTCGGGTACTCTTCTGCAGTGGGTCTGTTCACAACCTTGCTCATCATGCTGCTTACGTTTGGGATAGTTGGGTATCTCCGTACAAAGGAGATTGAATTATGA
- a CDS encoding ABC transporter substrate-binding protein: MKKFLSIALIAFVAVSVLTAAGASEAGVTPEKKQVLHVMMSSGDAGPGNIRKALDSAADLMGITLQYDVIPDDQMLNVTNTRLVTGNAADLIVHNFGLTDVSAKDLAPLNGPWVAKITTTTKPLTIDEQGNVLKAPLGGESNMGLLYNKKVLEASGVTLPLLNYDQFMVALKKIKAAGYTPVYISNKEVWTAQILLLTSMTSVFANDPALIEGITTNQIKPRNVPELVTLWKNASSLKTEGLINSDYMSATNDMALEALADEQVGFYAMLDNAYGTLKEFYPDKVDNIGMTFTPLWNDEKDGYVLFGTATNYLSVVAKSPRVDLAKEFINTMLSEKPLKTYYDLVPGAVPYTDLGFSLNMSPFNQEMKEYAKMLPSLGDFNNSTYNGATPLEPFYGKFNEQIQGLFAGLTVEQALDRWYEAYAADAQARRVTGF; the protein is encoded by the coding sequence ATGAAGAAGTTTTTGTCCATTGCATTGATTGCATTCGTTGCAGTATCCGTTCTCACTGCTGCAGGTGCATCCGAAGCCGGGGTAACACCAGAAAAAAAACAGGTTTTACACGTAATGATGAGCTCGGGGGATGCGGGTCCCGGCAACATCCGCAAAGCGCTCGATTCCGCTGCAGATTTGATGGGAATTACCCTGCAATATGATGTAATTCCTGATGATCAGATGTTGAATGTAACAAATACGCGGTTAGTCACCGGTAATGCTGCTGATTTGATTGTGCACAACTTCGGCTTGACAGATGTATCAGCCAAAGACCTTGCTCCCCTCAACGGCCCATGGGTAGCAAAAATCACCACTACCACCAAGCCTCTTACCATTGACGAACAAGGCAATGTTTTAAAAGCTCCCCTCGGCGGAGAATCCAACATGGGTCTGTTGTATAATAAGAAAGTCCTTGAGGCCAGTGGAGTTACACTTCCCCTGCTGAACTATGACCAGTTCATGGTTGCTCTTAAGAAAATCAAAGCGGCTGGGTACACACCGGTATACATTTCCAATAAAGAGGTCTGGACTGCCCAAATTTTGCTGCTGACCTCAATGACCAGTGTTTTCGCCAACGATCCAGCTCTCATTGAAGGAATTACAACCAACCAAATCAAACCTAGAAATGTTCCTGAATTGGTGACACTGTGGAAGAATGCCTCTTCTTTAAAGACAGAAGGCCTCATTAATAGTGACTATATGTCTGCAACCAATGATATGGCACTCGAGGCATTGGCCGATGAACAAGTTGGATTCTATGCAATGCTGGACAATGCCTACGGTACCTTGAAAGAATTTTATCCAGACAAAGTAGACAATATCGGCATGACATTCACTCCCCTGTGGAATGACGAGAAAGATGGATATGTTTTGTTTGGTACAGCAACCAATTATCTTTCCGTAGTAGCAAAAAGTCCCCGTGTAGACCTGGCAAAAGAGTTCATCAATACTATGCTTTCTGAAAAACCTCTGAAAACATATTATGACTTGGTTCCTGGTGCTGTTCCGTACACAGACCTGGGCTTCAGCTTGAATATGAGCCCATTCAATCAAGAGATGAAAGAATATGCAAAAATGCTACCCTCACTCGGGGATTTCAATAACTCCACGTATAATGGGGCTACACCTCTTGAACCTTTCTATGGGAAATTCAATGAACAGATACAAGGCCTCTTTGCTGGACTTACTGTAGAACAGGCTCTTGACCGCTGGTATGAAGCGTACGCCGCTGATGCACAGGCACGTAGAGTTACTGGTTTCTAA
- a CDS encoding GGDEF domain-containing protein, protein MRKPQHITFSGKRNYLLLLAATTLCLFVPAQFLYFRTTSVLKDNARMRALSIATTVATFLEDDIEVYRAIADASDLEKTPRLYADYQRYNGLLRTIKEQSGAHFVYTEAFVDDATIRYILDAEMPDSELFSPFGSLDGMDETEQIAYTTRTAAGSRNLISSDWGVFLSAFAPIIDARDDSLAGLVGVDYSAETLLLQSRKLLYLHIITFSVLSLLLAFSLYVVIQLISVRAYTDELTGLGNRRAMNKTMVRLEREARRRGKAFVLLTLDVDAFKPINDEHGHPVGDKVLVRIAETLLQHSDWEEGCFRSGGDEFAMLLPCGDLEQAQQISRQIKADVQAVFLPELKGQALSVSIGTAMWQEGDSLETLVKRSDASLYEMKKHQTTRKKG, encoded by the coding sequence ATGAGGAAACCCCAGCACATTACGTTTAGCGGGAAACGCAATTATCTCTTGTTGCTCGCAGCAACAACGCTTTGTCTCTTTGTGCCTGCACAATTCCTCTATTTTCGCACCACCAGCGTCCTGAAGGACAACGCACGTATGCGCGCTCTCTCCATTGCCACCACGGTTGCGACCTTTTTGGAAGATGACATCGAGGTGTACCGAGCCATCGCAGACGCGTCGGATCTTGAGAAAACCCCCCGGCTCTATGCCGACTACCAGCGTTACAATGGCCTGCTCAGAACCATCAAGGAACAAAGCGGAGCTCATTTTGTCTATACCGAGGCGTTCGTGGATGATGCCACCATCCGTTATATTCTCGATGCAGAAATGCCCGACAGCGAGCTGTTCTCCCCTTTCGGCTCCCTCGATGGGATGGATGAGACCGAACAGATCGCCTATACAACCAGGACAGCAGCCGGCAGCAGGAATCTCATCTCCTCCGACTGGGGAGTTTTTCTCAGTGCCTTCGCCCCCATCATCGATGCACGTGACGACAGCCTGGCGGGTCTGGTGGGAGTTGATTATTCGGCTGAAACATTACTTCTTCAATCCCGTAAACTCCTCTATCTGCATATCATCACCTTTTCGGTACTCTCCTTGTTGCTCGCCTTCTCCCTTTACGTAGTCATCCAATTGATCAGCGTCCGTGCATATACGGATGAATTGACAGGCCTGGGAAACCGACGTGCGATGAACAAGACAATGGTACGTTTGGAGCGGGAGGCCCGCAGGCGCGGCAAGGCGTTTGTACTGCTGACTCTCGATGTCGACGCATTCAAGCCCATCAATGATGAACACGGACACCCCGTCGGAGACAAGGTTTTGGTGCGTATCGCAGAAACCTTGCTGCAGCATTCGGATTGGGAGGAGGGCTGTTTCCGTTCAGGCGGTGATGAGTTTGCCATGTTGCTGCCTTGTGGTGATCTTGAGCAGGCACAGCAGATCAGCAGGCAGATCAAAGCTGATGTCCAGGCTGTGTTCCTTCCCGAACTGAAGGGACAAGCCCTGTCTGTGAGCATCGGTACGGCGATGTGGCAGGAAGGAGATAGTCTGGAAACTTTGGTCAAGCGTTCCGACGCAAGCCTCTATGAGATGAAAAAGCATCAGACAACACGAAAAAAAGGCTGA
- a CDS encoding alpha/beta fold hydrolase → MGKRRKLWFKRVVKWAFLLIILLLGSTTLLHFTYFSQQRKKVEPYGQMVPVFDGTMHLTTMGKGEETIVLLPGMGIALPSADFGPLMRELGKKHTVVVVEYFGVGFSSQTNRERSSANYVEEIRTALRTAGFTAPYVLVAHSISSLYSEYYASAYPDEVKAIVSLDGTSSDFYTKTPGFVAALLPIAKLQQTLGVTALLGPLVTNRKEALELGYTDEEIDHMLLFAGFSINDTLLEQIAQGTEFVAQTKALAYPESVPYYKVISKDTYEKPNKQLPMTPQEYQMQHLKRIGPQAEYEVLEGTHFIYQTNVNRIAEIVNEMVKK, encoded by the coding sequence ATGGGTAAACGGAGAAAGCTCTGGTTCAAGCGGGTTGTAAAGTGGGCATTCTTGCTTATCATTCTTCTTTTGGGTAGTACCACGTTGCTGCATTTCACCTACTTCTCTCAGCAACGGAAAAAGGTTGAGCCTTATGGACAGATGGTTCCCGTATTTGACGGGACCATGCATCTGACGACAATGGGGAAGGGCGAAGAGACCATAGTCCTGTTGCCCGGTATGGGCATCGCTCTCCCCTCAGCTGACTTCGGGCCCCTGATGAGAGAGCTTGGTAAAAAACATACCGTGGTCGTTGTCGAGTATTTCGGCGTGGGCTTCAGCAGCCAAACCAACCGGGAACGCTCCAGTGCCAATTATGTGGAGGAGATCCGAACGGCTCTGAGAACAGCTGGATTCACCGCTCCCTATGTCTTGGTGGCACATTCAATCTCAAGCCTGTATAGCGAATATTACGCTTCTGCCTATCCTGACGAAGTGAAAGCCATTGTTTCGTTGGACGGAACCTCATCGGATTTCTATACAAAGACTCCGGGTTTTGTAGCGGCACTGCTTCCCATAGCAAAGCTCCAACAAACCTTGGGTGTAACAGCGCTTCTGGGCCCCTTGGTGACCAATCGCAAGGAAGCTTTGGAATTGGGCTATACTGATGAGGAAATCGATCACATGCTGCTGTTTGCAGGTTTCTCGATCAACGACACCCTGCTTGAGCAAATCGCCCAAGGCACCGAGTTCGTAGCCCAGACAAAAGCCCTTGCTTATCCTGAGAGTGTGCCTTACTACAAAGTCATCTCCAAAGATACCTATGAGAAGCCCAACAAGCAGCTTCCCATGACACCACAGGAGTACCAGATGCAGCATCTCAAGAGAATTGGTCCACAGGCCGAGTATGAGGTGCTTGAGGGCACGCACTTCATTTACCAGACGAATGTAAATAGAATCGCTGAGATAGTGAATGAGATGGTAAAAAAGTAA
- a CDS encoding DUF979 domain-containing protein yields MTRNVAIAEFFYCIIALIFLLVGIKALRDKSHPKRISTTAFWFILAFTFSVGPYLPHWITGVCVLAIAALTAANRVVQSASDVPEAEVTRKHADTLGYKVFIPALCLAIVAVLAATFLPFGANNAIGISAAVALIVAYLITKAPARSAVVDGTRLMDNVGPVGILPQLLAALGALFTAAGVGTVIAKGVSAIIPDGSRLIAVAVYCIGMALFTIIMGNGFAAFSVITVGIGIPFLIMQGANPVVVGALGLTAGYCGTLLTPMAANFNIMPAALLETKDKYVIIKSQARVAFVMLLVHIILMYILAF; encoded by the coding sequence ATGACCAGAAACGTAGCAATCGCAGAGTTTTTTTATTGCATCATCGCCCTGATCTTCCTGCTCGTCGGTATCAAGGCACTCAGGGACAAGAGTCATCCAAAGCGCATCAGCACCACGGCGTTCTGGTTCATCCTGGCCTTTACGTTCTCGGTCGGCCCCTATCTGCCTCACTGGATCACCGGTGTGTGCGTACTGGCCATTGCAGCCCTTACCGCTGCAAACCGGGTGGTACAGTCCGCCAGTGATGTCCCTGAGGCTGAAGTGACGCGTAAGCATGCCGATACACTCGGCTACAAGGTCTTCATCCCGGCGTTGTGCCTTGCAATCGTCGCCGTGCTGGCCGCCACCTTCCTTCCCTTCGGGGCGAATAATGCCATCGGCATTTCCGCTGCCGTCGCCCTCATCGTAGCCTATCTGATCACCAAGGCCCCGGCTCGCTCTGCGGTCGTCGACGGAACCCGTCTGATGGACAATGTAGGGCCTGTTGGTATTCTTCCCCAGCTCTTGGCTGCATTGGGGGCCTTGTTCACAGCCGCCGGTGTGGGAACGGTCATCGCCAAGGGGGTGAGTGCAATCATTCCCGATGGCTCGCGTTTGATCGCCGTAGCTGTATACTGCATCGGCATGGCGCTCTTCACCATCATTATGGGCAACGGTTTTGCTGCGTTCAGCGTCATCACCGTGGGCATCGGCATCCCCTTCCTCATCATGCAGGGAGCCAATCCTGTTGTGGTAGGCGCCTTGGGTCTGACGGCAGGCTACTGCGGTACCCTGCTCACTCCGATGGCGGCGAATTTCAATATCATGCCGGCGGCGTTGCTTGAGACCAAGGACAAGTATGTCATCATCAAGAGCCAGGCCCGTGTGGCTTTCGTCATGTTGCTGGTTCATATCATCCTGATGTATATCCTGGCATTCTAA